Proteins encoded in a region of the Deefgea piscis genome:
- the yihA gene encoding ribosome biogenesis GTP-binding protein YihA/YsxC: MSLFQGLQFLTTVNDLKTLPHEGVEVAFAGRSNAGKSSAINTLANITRLAYVSKTPGRTQHINYFDFGNERRLVDLPGYGYAEVPERIRKHWQGLLAQYLSHRDNLIGLVLIMDSRRPLTDLDRNMLSWFRPTGKPIHCILTKSDKLNNQEKALVLRKVKAEFADDAMITVQLFSSLKKQGVDEVEQVVGSWFTAALELRNELDPTSGEANS, encoded by the coding sequence ATGTCCCTATTTCAAGGCTTGCAGTTCCTAACTACTGTAAATGATTTAAAAACTTTACCTCATGAAGGGGTAGAAGTTGCTTTCGCTGGTCGTTCAAATGCGGGTAAATCTAGCGCAATTAATACGCTCGCGAATATTACTCGTCTAGCTTATGTGTCGAAAACGCCCGGGCGTACTCAGCATATTAATTATTTTGATTTTGGTAACGAACGACGTTTAGTCGATTTGCCAGGATATGGTTATGCTGAAGTTCCTGAGCGGATTCGTAAACATTGGCAAGGTTTATTGGCGCAATATTTATCACACCGTGATAATTTAATTGGCTTAGTGCTAATTATGGATAGCCGTCGACCACTTACTGATTTAGATCGCAATATGCTCAGTTGGTTTCGCCCTACAGGAAAACCGATCCATTGCATTCTGACCAAATCAGATAAATTAAATAACCAAGAAAAAGCATTAGTGTTGCGTAAAGTGAAAGCTGAATTTGCTGATGACGCAATGATTACTGTACAGCTATTTTCTAGCCTGAAAAAACAAGGTGTGGATGAGGTTGAGCAGGTGGTTGGTAGTTGGTTTACTGCTGCATTAGAGCTAAGAAACGAGCTTGATCCGACCAGTGGTGAAGCAAATTCTTGA
- a CDS encoding methyl-accepting chemotaxis protein, whose protein sequence is MAVMERIRGLFSGSDTAGKSQQSENKKAFDPSRTTWFLDKIRLPEGDDLKALKPTPLIGHLPARQQMAIFLLTMVLAIILFAVTAFLSFRSSSINASNQATATEMQMLSQRIARASTQAIRGDAEAFKVLDESYNNFNDDLNKLMNARNPWNFFQVSGAEQLAQIDSVWNTSFRPNPSRPTVDTILKQKTALMSIGQSVEGINSNDAKLLELTQQFASLLADGGGTLRELDYANQLAMLSQRTSKNANAMLASELINPEVVFLLGKDVSTFNEIVKSFLDGNPELNIRPVSTTEMVDKLEQISVLFKDFQVVVSAFSKNMQPLVNTRLANQAIVRDSEKLLTDSKALAEQYHNSVGGMIVAAVETVFIFIALASLLLLVRVFNQESVKRRLASEAENRKNQDAILRLLNEMGDLADGDLTIRASVTEDLTGAIADSINFTIEELRNLITGINRATEKVNASSAEAQSISTELLSAAERQSKEIETTNYNVAQIVNSIQGVSSTAAESATVAQSSLAAAESGAEAVNNQIQGMGEIREQIQETAKRIKRLGESSQEIGEIVELISDITEQTNVLALNAAIQAAAAGEAGRGFSVVAEEVQRLAERSGEATKQIGAIVKTIQADTHDAVAAMELSTQGVVEGAKLSDAAGSALSEIGKVSRELARLISSIAHETEDQTLLASKVSNTMRDILSITEQTTAGTQQSAIAVGQLTGLAAELKASVSGFKLS, encoded by the coding sequence ATGGCAGTGATGGAGCGCATCAGGGGCTTGTTTTCAGGTAGCGATACCGCAGGTAAATCGCAACAAAGCGAAAACAAAAAAGCATTCGATCCATCTAGAACCACTTGGTTTCTAGATAAAATTCGTTTACCCGAAGGTGATGATCTTAAAGCACTGAAGCCAACGCCATTGATTGGCCATTTGCCTGCTCGGCAGCAAATGGCTATTTTCTTGCTGACCATGGTTTTGGCCATTATTTTATTTGCAGTAACGGCATTTCTGTCATTTCGCTCAAGCAGCATTAATGCCAGTAACCAAGCCACTGCAACTGAAATGCAAATGTTATCGCAAAGGATTGCTCGTGCATCGACACAAGCTATTCGCGGCGATGCGGAAGCGTTTAAAGTGTTGGATGAATCCTACAATAACTTTAATGATGATTTAAATAAGCTAATGAATGCCCGCAATCCTTGGAATTTCTTTCAAGTTTCAGGTGCTGAACAATTAGCTCAAATTGATTCCGTTTGGAATACCTCATTTCGGCCAAATCCAAGTCGGCCTACCGTTGATACTATTTTGAAGCAAAAAACGGCACTCATGTCGATTGGTCAGAGTGTAGAAGGGATTAATAGTAATGATGCAAAATTGTTAGAGTTAACCCAACAATTTGCTTCTTTACTTGCGGATGGCGGCGGTACTTTACGTGAATTAGACTACGCCAATCAATTAGCGATGTTGTCGCAAAGAACCTCAAAAAATGCCAATGCAATGTTGGCGAGTGAACTGATTAATCCAGAAGTAGTGTTTTTACTTGGCAAAGACGTTTCGACATTTAATGAAATTGTAAAATCGTTTCTCGATGGTAATCCAGAATTAAATATTCGCCCGGTTTCTACTACGGAGATGGTCGATAAGCTTGAGCAAATCTCGGTCTTATTTAAAGACTTTCAAGTGGTGGTAAGTGCATTTTCTAAAAATATGCAGCCCTTGGTAAATACCCGTTTGGCCAATCAAGCGATTGTTCGCGATTCAGAAAAATTACTGACTGATAGTAAAGCATTGGCTGAGCAATATCACAATTCAGTCGGTGGCATGATTGTGGCTGCAGTTGAGACGGTATTCATTTTTATTGCACTCGCTTCACTCTTATTATTAGTGCGGGTATTTAATCAAGAATCAGTAAAACGTCGTTTAGCTTCGGAAGCTGAAAACCGTAAAAATCAGGATGCGATTTTACGCTTGCTCAATGAGATGGGTGATTTGGCTGACGGTGACTTAACGATTCGTGCTTCGGTGACAGAAGATTTAACGGGGGCGATTGCCGATTCGATTAACTTTACGATTGAAGAATTGCGTAATTTGATTACCGGTATTAACCGAGCGACAGAGAAAGTGAATGCTTCATCGGCTGAGGCGCAAAGTATTTCCACCGAATTATTGTCTGCTGCAGAACGCCAATCGAAAGAAATTGAAACCACAAATTACAACGTGGCGCAGATTGTTAACTCAATTCAAGGTGTATCAAGTACCGCTGCTGAATCGGCAACGGTGGCGCAATCGTCTCTGGCTGCTGCAGAGTCAGGCGCCGAGGCGGTAAATAACCAAATTCAAGGTATGGGTGAGATTCGCGAGCAAATTCAAGAAACCGCCAAACGAATTAAACGCTTGGGTGAATCGTCACAAGAGATTGGTGAAATTGTTGAATTGATTTCCGATATTACTGAGCAAACCAACGTCTTGGCATTGAATGCGGCAATTCAGGCGGCAGCAGCCGGTGAAGCTGGTCGTGGCTTCTCGGTGGTGGCTGAAGAGGTTCAGCGTTTGGCTGAACGTTCGGGCGAGGCCACCAAGCAAATTGGTGCAATTGTAAAAACCATTCAAGCTGATACGCACGATGCCGTGGCCGCGATGGAATTGTCTACTCAAGGTGTGGTTGAAGGGGCTAAGTTGTCTGATGCTGCAGGTAGTGCGTTGTCAGAGATCGGTAAAGTTTCGCGTGAACTGGCCCGCTTGATTAGTTCAATTGCGCATGAAACCGAAGATCAAACACTGTTGGCGAGCAAAGTGAGTAACACGATGCGCGACATCTTGTCGATTACTGAGCAAACCACCGCAGGTACTCAGCAATCGGCGATTGCAGTGGGGCAGTTAACTGGCCTAGCCGCAGAGCTAAAAGCATCGGTTTCTGGTTTCAAACTGTCTTAA
- a CDS encoding response regulator — MTIKKILIVDDSPTERHFLGELLTKNGFQIITLESGEEAVSRTKEIMPDLILMDVVMPGMNGFQATRTISRDEPTKNIPIIMCTSKNQETDMVWAKRQGATEYVVKPVDPQELLNKIAAL; from the coding sequence ATGACGATCAAAAAGATTCTGATTGTTGATGACTCGCCAACCGAGCGTCATTTTCTAGGTGAGCTACTCACTAAAAATGGATTTCAAATTATTACTTTGGAATCCGGCGAAGAAGCGGTGAGCCGTACTAAAGAAATCATGCCAGATTTGATTTTGATGGATGTGGTGATGCCAGGAATGAATGGTTTTCAAGCGACCCGTACCATTTCACGCGATGAGCCAACAAAAAATATTCCAATTATTATGTGCACGTCAAAAAATCAAGAAACCGATATGGTGTGGGCAAAGCGCCAAGGTGCAACTGAATACGTGGTTAAACCGGTTGATCCACAAGAGTTACTCAATAAAATCGCCGCCCTATAA
- a CDS encoding c-type cytochrome, translated as MRSMSVAVSIAALLMLSPAAMSAIVKGDPSKGKVIVDQVCAACHGVDGNSVASANPSLAGQHPEYIIKQLQEFKSQKRKNAIMLGMATPLTEADMANVAAYYSKQTPKAIGASDKALVDAGQKIYRGGIAAKNVPACMACHGPSGAGIPVQYPLVSSQHAAYTAAQLKAFRDGQRSNNVPMMEIAGKLSDAEIKAVAEYIQSIH; from the coding sequence ATGCGCAGCATGTCTGTTGCAGTGAGCATTGCAGCACTTTTGATGTTATCACCCGCCGCTATGTCGGCGATTGTTAAGGGCGATCCAAGCAAAGGCAAAGTCATCGTTGACCAAGTCTGCGCGGCCTGTCACGGCGTAGATGGAAATAGCGTAGCTAGCGCAAATCCAAGCTTAGCTGGACAACACCCAGAATATATCATTAAACAGTTGCAAGAATTTAAAAGTCAAAAGCGTAAAAATGCCATTATGCTAGGCATGGCGACCCCGTTAACTGAAGCTGATATGGCCAATGTTGCTGCTTACTATAGCAAGCAAACGCCGAAAGCAATTGGCGCGTCAGACAAAGCCTTAGTGGATGCCGGGCAAAAAATTTATCGCGGTGGCATTGCAGCGAAGAATGTTCCTGCCTGTATGGCTTGCCACGGACCTTCAGGTGCGGGGATTCCAGTACAGTACCCACTTGTAAGCAGCCAGCATGCTGCATATACAGCAGCCCAACTTAAAGCCTTCCGTGATGGTCAGCGTAGTAATAATGTGCCAATGATGGAAATCGCGGGCAAACTCTCCGATGCTGAAATCAAAGCTGTTGCTGAATATATACAATCGATTCACTAA
- the pilG gene encoding twitching motility response regulator PilG, which yields MSSLAGIKVMVIDDSNTIRRSAEIFLGQAGCTVILAEDGFDALAKITDNNPDVIFVDVMMPRLDGYQTCALIKKNPRFKSTPVVMLSSKDGLFDRARGRMVGSDEYLTKPFTKDSLLAAVGTYSSAT from the coding sequence ATGTCTAGTCTTGCTGGTATTAAGGTCATGGTTATCGATGACAGCAATACGATTCGACGCAGTGCTGAAATCTTTTTGGGGCAAGCAGGTTGCACTGTTATTTTGGCTGAAGATGGGTTTGATGCTTTAGCAAAAATTACAGACAACAATCCGGATGTCATCTTTGTTGACGTCATGATGCCACGCTTAGATGGTTATCAAACTTGCGCCTTAATTAAAAAAAATCCGCGTTTTAAATCAACCCCTGTCGTGATGCTGTCGTCAAAAGATGGTTTATTTGATCGAGCGCGCGGCCGCATGGTGGGATCTGATGAGTATTTAACCAAGCCATTTACCAAAGACAGCCTATTGGCTGCTGTAGGCACTTACTCAAGCGCAACTTAA
- a CDS encoding chemotaxis protein CheW, protein MAKRKSERVSLRDYQQGVMQRLQSATTVAQVDVRLGLQIGNDHWLVDLGDVSEVMPVPMIAGVPLAHSWFKGVANIRGNLVSVVDLPAFFGQSHQGFTQLARLVLLPSRHLPHASVLVNKMLGLKHLSDLEALPLDASAAAWEGGRYKDATGQVWRVLDVVKLVNEAAFLQTGIA, encoded by the coding sequence ATGGCAAAAAGAAAAAGCGAAAGAGTGAGTCTGCGTGACTACCAGCAAGGGGTGATGCAGCGCTTACAGAGCGCCACGACTGTGGCGCAGGTCGATGTACGATTAGGTTTGCAAATTGGTAATGACCATTGGCTGGTTGATTTAGGCGATGTGTCAGAAGTGATGCCAGTACCGATGATTGCGGGCGTGCCATTAGCGCATTCATGGTTTAAAGGTGTGGCCAATATTCGTGGTAATTTAGTGAGTGTTGTTGATTTGCCTGCTTTTTTCGGTCAATCCCATCAAGGTTTTACTCAGCTTGCACGCTTAGTTCTCTTGCCATCGCGCCATCTGCCGCACGCCTCTGTCTTGGTCAATAAAATGTTAGGTTTAAAGCATTTGTCTGATTTAGAGGCTTTGCCCTTAGATGCTAGCGCCGCAGCATGGGAAGGGGGGCGATACAAAGATGCTACTGGTCAGGTTTGGCGAGTGTTGGATGTCGTGAAATTAGTCAATGAAGCTGCATTCTTGCAGACAGGTATTGCATAA